A single window of Thiomicrorhabdus immobilis DNA harbors:
- the mvaD gene encoding diphosphomevalonate decarboxylase — translation MPQTIQQKFVHQVIGHSATNNRLASKNKIGSGSAPVNIALSKYWGKRDATLNLPTNGSLSISLPGLGTKTQIERLESQNQQTDLVSLNGQRLDQDNAFAKRVSQFLNYFRETPQTFFKVDTENSVPTAAGLASSASGYAALVLALNDLFAWNLDNKSLSLLARLGSGSASRSLFNGFALWHQGQQADGLDSYAEAIDTTWPEFCVGLLEIDVKQKPVSSTQGMQNTVETCALYQAWPQQANQDMQTILQAIKDHDFATLGKTAEHNALTMHATMIATWPPIVYWQPESVEAMHKIWRLREQGVAVYFTMDAGPNLKLLFLETEKPAILQAFKQIKILEPFKS, via the coding sequence CGGTAAATATCGCATTAAGTAAGTACTGGGGCAAACGGGATGCGACATTGAATTTACCAACCAATGGCAGTCTTTCCATCAGCTTACCAGGCCTAGGAACTAAAACCCAAATTGAACGTTTAGAGTCTCAAAACCAGCAAACGGACTTGGTCTCTTTAAACGGCCAACGGCTTGACCAAGACAATGCTTTTGCCAAAAGGGTGAGTCAATTTTTAAACTATTTTAGAGAAACTCCCCAGACTTTTTTTAAAGTCGACACCGAGAACAGCGTCCCGACCGCTGCGGGTCTAGCATCCTCAGCATCAGGCTATGCCGCTCTGGTTTTGGCACTTAATGACCTATTTGCTTGGAACTTGGACAATAAATCACTCTCTCTATTGGCGCGTTTAGGTAGCGGTAGCGCAAGCCGTTCACTGTTCAATGGTTTTGCACTGTGGCACCAAGGCCAACAAGCCGATGGTTTGGATAGCTATGCCGAGGCAATTGATACAACTTGGCCGGAGTTTTGTGTCGGCTTATTGGAAATAGACGTTAAACAAAAGCCGGTCAGCTCTACTCAAGGCATGCAAAACACCGTCGAAACCTGCGCTTTATACCAGGCCTGGCCACAGCAAGCCAACCAAGATATGCAGACGATTCTACAGGCGATTAAAGACCATGATTTTGCAACCTTAGGGAAAACGGCGGAACATAATGCCCTGACCATGCATGCCACCATGATTGCAACCTGGCCACCCATTGTTTACTGGCAACCTGAATCGGTTGAAGCGATGCATAAGATTTGGCGATTACGCGAACAAGGTGTCGCCGTTTATTTCACCATGGATGCCGGGCCTAACTTGAAACTGCTGTTCTTAGAAACAGAAAAGCCTGCAATTTTGCAGGCTTTCAAACAGATAAAGATACTCGAACCTTTCAAAAGTTAG